A DNA window from Hordeum vulgare subsp. vulgare chromosome 1H, MorexV3_pseudomolecules_assembly, whole genome shotgun sequence contains the following coding sequences:
- the LOC123420460 gene encoding DEAD-box ATP-dependent RNA helicase 21-like, translating into MAERAREKELEAIREQYLGGSDGKKPKTVAKLRDRFRFDWASTDDTSRVDAANDQPAHGGLLLYGRGFLAGIDRREQKKAAAAALQKESGAGAAARYDAIDMRVDRHWTDKRAEEMTERDWRILREDFGISYRGSRVPRPMRSWAESGLGAELLRNVDRAGYRKPTPIQMAAVPLGLQRRDVIGVAQTGSGKTAAFVLPMLAYIAGMAPPTSHSEEGEGPYALILGPTRELAQKIERETVKLAAHLRIRVVSIVGGKADGQSTIQKQASMLEQGCEVIVATPGRLLDCLESRYAVLNRCSYVVLDEADRMIDMGFEPQVVGVLDAMPSSHLKPESADEELDEARTYRTTHMFSATMPPAVERLARKYLRNPVAVTVGSAGKAADLVAQNVVMVKVQEKMPRLTRILADLGKDRRTAIVFCNTKNSVEKLTNDLEYAGMCRVTALQGGKSQDERKASLEGFRNGRFNVLVATDLAARGIDVPEVAHVINYEMPSSIDLYTHRIGRTGRAGKKGLSTSFLTMEDTDIFYDLKQMLVQSNCPVPPELARHEAYVQVQSRVCSW; encoded by the coding sequence ATGGCGGAGAGGGCGCGGGAGAAGGAGCTGGAGGCCATCAGGGAGCAGTACCTCGGGGGATCCGACGGCAAGAAGCCTAAGACGGTCGCCAAGCTGCGGGACAGGTTCCGCTTCGACTGGGCGAGCACGGACGACACCAGCCGCGTCGACGCCGCCAACGACCAGCCAGCGCACGGCGGGCTGCTGCTCTACGGCCGCGGCTTCCTCGCCGGCATCGACCGGCGCGAGCAGAAGAAGGCCGCGGCGGCCGCGCTACAGAAGGAGtccggcgccggcgccgcggCCAGGTACGACGCCATCGACATGCGAGTCGACAGGCACTGGACGGACAAGCGCGCCGAGGAAATGACGGAGCGCGACTGGCGGATCCTGCGCGAGGACTTCGGCATCTCCTACAGGGGCTCCCGCGTGCCCCGGCCCATGCGGAGCTGGGCGGAGAGCGGGCTCGGCGCCGAGTTGCTCCGCAACGTCGACAGGGCCGGGTACCGGAAGCCCACGCCGATCCAGATGGCCGCCGTGCCGCTCGGCCTCCAGCGGCGCGACGTCATCGGCGTCGCCCAGACCGGCTCTGGCAAGACCGCCGCCTTCGTGCTCCCCATGCTGGCCTACATCGCCGGCATGGCTCCCCCGACCAGCCATAGCGAGGAGGGCGAGGGCCCGTACGCGCTCATCCTGGGGCCGACACGGGAGCTTGCGCAGAAGATCGAGCGGGAGACGGTGAAGCTCGCTGCGCACCTACGCATCAGGGTGGTGTCCATCGTGGGTGGCAAGGCGGACGGCCAGTCGACGATCCAGAAGCAGGCGAGCATGCTCGAGCAGGGTTGCGAGGTCATCGTCGCGACGCCGGGCAGGCTCCTCGACTGCCTGGAGAGCAGGTACGCCGTGCTCAACCGGTGCAGCTACGTGGTTCTCGACGAGGCCGACAGGATGATCGACATGGGGTTCGAGCCGCAGGTCGTCGGCGTGCTCGACGCGATGCCGTCGAGCCACCTGAAGCCGGAGAGCGCGGACGAGGAGCTGGACGAGGCGAGGACCTACAGGACGACCCACATGTTCAGCGCCACCATGCCGCCGGCCGTGGAGCGGCTCGCCAGGAAGTACCTCCGGAACCCGGTGGCCGTCACGGTCGGCTCCGCCGGCAAGGCGGCGGACCTCGTCGCCCAGAACGTGGTCATGGTGAAGGTGCAAGAGAAGATGCCACGGCTGACGAGGATCCTCGCCGACCTCGGCAAGGACAGAAGAACGGCCATTGTGTTCTGCAACACGAAGAATTCGGTGGAGAAGCTGACCAACGATTTGGAATACGCAGGGATGTGCAGGGTGACGGCGCTGCAGGGGGGGAAGTCGCAGGACGAGAGGAAGGCCAGTCTCGAGGGGTTCAGGAACGGCAGGTTCAACGTGCTCGTGGCCACCGACCTGGCCGCCCGCGGCATCGACGTCCCGGAGGTCGCTCACGTGATCAACTACGAGATGCCCAGCTCGATCGATCTGTACACGCATCGTATCGGGAGGACCGGGCGTGCGGGGAAGAAGGGGCTCTCGACATCGTTTCTGACCATGGAGGACACTGACATTTTCTATGATCTTAAGCAGATGCTTGTGCAGAGCAATTGTCCCGTGCCGCCGGAGCTTGCCAGGCATGAGGCGTACGTCCAAGTTCAATCCAGGGTCTGTTCCTGGTAG
- the LOC123451467 gene encoding galactoside 2-alpha-L-fucosyltransferase-like: protein MDIESRSGDAASDTRCPAPSSSSSQADLVFETVRRWWRRCRSHPNSFVPAVFVLAATVLAVVSFSAAASPWFLLQAEADTPPSDFTTDQLLDGLLTAQFGERSCRSRYEFASYHEKKKNASHKPSPYLLAKLRRHEALQKRCGPSTAPYRAAVRQLKSGKGAAATDCRYLVSISYRGLGNRMLATTSALLYAMLTDRVLLVHQSKHDVAALFCEPFPGTTWLLPSGWRSFPLGNLRDYGSGSRESLGNMLKTNVISVGAGGNASWSDGGDRRPPFVYLHLEGGYDFHDKLFYCDEHQRLLHGAPWLLMKTDSYLVPGLFLVPSFQDELGRMFPEKDLTFYHLGRYLFHPVNDVWRAVTSYYRTNLAGAGERVGIQIRVFRKKQTPLQHVLDQVLSCVRREKLLPESTSSFSKTNASDQAVLVTSLSSWYYERIRDEYGGGRVAGGVHQPSHEGQQKWGDTSHDKRALSEMYLLSTCDVLVTTGFSTFGYVAQGLGGVRPWIMPTAPIWSETKEDVPVPEPPCVRAMSVEPCFHSPSYYDCTARKDVDVGKVLPYVRHCEDVSWGIKIANESNHW, encoded by the exons ATGGACATCGAGAGCCGCAGCGGCGACGCCGCAAGCGACACGCGGTGCCCGgcgccgtcgtcgtcctcatcgcagGCCGACCTGGTCTTCGAGACcgtgaggaggtggtggcggcggtgtcgAAGCCACCCGAATAGCTTTGTGCCAGCCGTCTTCGTCCTGGCGGCGACAGTGCTTGCAGTTGTCtccttctccgccgccgcctcgccctgGTTCCTCCTGCAAGCAGAAGCAG ACACACCTCCGTCTGACTTCACCACCGACCAGCTCCTCGACGGCCTGCTCACCGCCCAATTCGGCGAGCGGTCGTGCCGGAGCCGGTACGAGTTCGCCAGCTaccacgagaagaagaagaacgcatCACATAAACCATCCCCCTACTTGCTCGCCAAGCTCCGGAGGCACGAAGCCCTACAGAAGCGGTGCGGCCCAAGCACGGCCCCGTATAGGGCGGCGGTCCGGCAGCTCAAGTCCGGTAAGGGCGCCGCCGCCACGGACTGCCGCTACCTGGTTTCCATCAGCTACCGCGGCCTCGGCAACCGAATGCTCGCCACCACTTCGGCCCTCCTCTACGCCATGCTCACGGACCGCGTCCTCCTCGTCCACCAGTCCAAGCATGACGTCGCCGCCCTCTTCTGCGAGCCCTTCCCTGGGACGACGTGGCTGCTACCCTCTGGCTGGAGGAGCTTCCCTCTCGGCAACCTCAGGGACTACGGCAGCGGCTCCAGGGAGAGCCTCGGCAACATGCTGAAAACCAACGTCATCTCCGTGGGCGCCGGCGGGAACGCGTCGTGGTCGGACGGCGGTGACCGCCGGCCACCGTTCGTCTACCTGCACCTCGAGGGCGGCTACGACTTCCACGACAAGCTCTTCTACTGCGACGAGCACCAACGGCTCCTCCACGGCGCGCCGTGGCTGCTGATGAAGACGGACAGCTACCTCGTCCCGGGGCTCTTCCTGGTCCCGTCATTCCAGGACGAGCTCGGCAGGATGTTCCCGGAGAAGGACCTGACGTTCTACCACCTCGGACGGTACCTGTTCCACCCGGTTAACGACGTGTGGCGCGCAGTCACCAGTTACTACCGCACCAACCTCGCCGGCGCCGGCGAGCGCGTCGGCATACAAATCCGGGTGTTCCGGAAGAAGCAGACGCCGCTACAGCACGTACTGGACCAGGTCCTCTCGTGCGTCCGCCGGGAGAAGCTTCTCCCGGAGAGCACGTCGTCGTTTTCCAAGACCAACGCATCCGACCAGGCTGTCCTGGTCACTTCTCTGAGCTCGTGGTACTACGAGAGGATCAGGGACGAGTACGGCGGAGGCAGGGTCGCCGGCGGCGTGCACCAGCCGAGCCACGAGGGGCAGCAGAAGTGGGGGGACACGTCCCACGACAAGAGGGCGCTGAGCGAGATGTACCTGCTCAGCACCTGCGACGTGCTCGTCACCACCGGCTTCTCGACGTTTGGGTACGTCGCGCAGGGGCTCGGCGGGGTACGGCCGTGGATCATGCCCACCGCACCCATCTGGTCCGAGACAAAGGAGGACGTGCCGGTGCCGGAACCGCCGTGTGTGCGAGCGATGTCCGTCGAGCCATGCTTCCACTCGCCGTCCTACTACGACTGCACGGCGAGGAAGGACGTGGATGTGGGGAAGGTGCTGCCGTACGTGCGGCACTGTGAGGACGTGAGCTGGGGGATCAAGATTGCCAACGAAAGCAACCACTGGTAA